The proteins below come from a single Agromyces flavus genomic window:
- the der gene encoding ribosome biogenesis GTPase Der, whose translation MTDRDDEYDATDDDLADRLADVDDDLAEQRAAALRSGLEDYELDDEDLGLLELSEEGEEGIRYLPALPVIAIVGRPNVGKSALVNRILGRREAVVEDTPGVTRDRVSYKGEWLDRRFTLVDTGGWEPDARGIDASVAAQAEVAIDLSDVVLFVVDATVGATATDEHVVRLLRKTKKPVFLVANKVDDARQEPEAAALWNLGLGEPHPVSALHGRGVADLLDEVFTVLPQVSAVAKEEFGGPRRVAILGRPNVGKSSLLNKAAREERVVVNELAGTTRDPVDEQIELGGKIWRFVDTAGIRRRVHLQQGADFYASLRTQAALEKAEVAVVLLDVSQPISEQDVRIIDLVLESGRALVLAYNKWDLLDDDRRRYLEREIEQDLHHVQWAPRVNISAKTGRHLEKLVPALETALESWDTRIPTGKFNAFLTELVQAHPHPLRGGKQPRILFGTQASTRPPTFVLFTTGFLDPGYRRFIQRRLREIYGFVGTPIVTNMRVRERRQR comes from the coding sequence ATGACCGACCGCGACGACGAGTACGACGCGACCGACGACGACCTCGCCGATCGCCTCGCCGACGTCGACGACGACCTCGCCGAGCAGCGCGCGGCCGCCCTCCGCTCCGGGCTCGAGGACTACGAGCTCGACGATGAGGACCTCGGGCTGCTCGAGCTCTCCGAGGAGGGCGAGGAGGGCATCCGCTACCTGCCCGCCCTGCCGGTCATCGCGATCGTCGGGCGTCCGAACGTCGGCAAGTCCGCGCTCGTGAACCGCATCCTCGGTCGCCGCGAGGCCGTCGTCGAGGACACGCCGGGCGTCACGCGCGACCGCGTGTCGTACAAGGGCGAGTGGCTCGACCGGCGGTTCACGCTCGTCGACACGGGCGGGTGGGAGCCCGACGCGCGCGGCATCGACGCATCGGTGGCCGCCCAGGCCGAGGTCGCGATCGACCTCTCCGACGTCGTGCTGTTCGTCGTCGACGCCACGGTCGGGGCGACCGCGACCGACGAGCACGTCGTGCGACTGCTCCGCAAGACCAAGAAGCCCGTGTTCCTCGTCGCGAACAAGGTCGACGACGCGCGCCAGGAGCCCGAGGCCGCGGCGCTCTGGAACCTCGGACTCGGGGAGCCCCACCCGGTCTCGGCGCTGCACGGGCGCGGTGTCGCCGACCTGCTCGACGAGGTGTTCACGGTGCTCCCGCAGGTCTCCGCCGTGGCGAAGGAGGAGTTCGGCGGCCCGCGCCGCGTCGCGATCCTCGGCCGGCCGAACGTCGGCAAGTCGAGCCTGCTCAACAAGGCCGCGCGCGAGGAGCGCGTGGTGGTCAACGAGCTCGCCGGAACCACGCGCGACCCCGTCGACGAGCAGATCGAGCTCGGCGGCAAGATCTGGCGCTTCGTCGACACCGCAGGCATCCGACGCCGCGTGCACCTGCAGCAGGGCGCCGACTTCTACGCGTCGCTGCGCACCCAGGCCGCCCTCGAGAAGGCCGAGGTCGCGGTGGTGCTGCTGGATGTCTCGCAGCCGATCTCCGAGCAGGACGTGCGCATCATCGACCTCGTGCTCGAGTCGGGCCGTGCTCTGGTGCTCGCGTACAACAAGTGGGACCTCCTCGACGACGACCGTCGTCGCTACCTCGAACGCGAGATCGAGCAGGACCTGCATCACGTGCAGTGGGCGCCGCGCGTGAACATCTCCGCCAAGACCGGTCGTCACCTCGAGAAGCTCGTGCCCGCCCTCGAGACCGCGCTCGAGTCGTGGGACACCCGCATCCCGACGGGCAAGTTCAACGCGTTCCTCACCGAGCTGGTGCAGGCGCACCCGCACCCGCTGCGCGGCGGCAAGCAGCCCCGTATCCTGTTCGGCACGCAGGCATCCACACGGCCGCCGACGTTCGTGCTCTTCACCACCGGATTCCTCGACCCGGGATACCGCCGGTTCATCCAGCGGCGCCTGCGTGAGATCTACGGCTTCGTCGGCACGCCGATCGTGACCAACATGCGCGTGCGCGAGCGGCGGCAGCGCTAG
- the cmk gene encoding (d)CMP kinase, with protein MMQHRPHPIAYPFVVAVDGPAGSGKSSVSKEAARRLGWGFLDTGAAYRALAWHAAASRVDTEDAASVVASLGSFDYRIGTDPYGYAVHVGGVDVTDAIREPSVTAIVSAVARVPEVRAHLIEVFRAIIAAEKREGIVVEGRDITTVVAPDAPVRILLTASEETRMARRSKELVGHSAEATGAQLQARDRADSKVVDFMNAAEGVTTVDSTDLDFDQTVQAVLDVIRDAQVRAG; from the coding sequence ATGATGCAGCACCGACCCCACCCCATCGCGTACCCGTTCGTCGTGGCCGTCGACGGCCCTGCCGGCAGCGGCAAGTCGAGCGTCTCCAAGGAGGCCGCCCGCCGGCTCGGCTGGGGCTTCCTCGACACGGGGGCCGCGTACCGGGCGCTCGCGTGGCACGCGGCGGCCTCGCGCGTCGACACCGAGGACGCGGCATCCGTCGTCGCCTCGCTCGGCTCGTTCGACTACCGCATCGGCACCGACCCGTACGGCTACGCCGTGCACGTGGGCGGGGTGGACGTCACCGACGCGATCCGCGAGCCGTCCGTCACGGCCATCGTGAGTGCCGTCGCGCGCGTGCCCGAGGTGCGCGCGCACCTCATCGAGGTGTTCCGCGCGATCATCGCGGCCGAGAAGCGCGAGGGGATCGTCGTCGAGGGGCGCGACATCACGACGGTCGTCGCGCCCGACGCGCCGGTGCGCATCCTCCTCACCGCATCCGAAGAGACCCGGATGGCGCGGCGCTCGAAGGAGCTCGTCGGCCATTCCGCTGAGGCGACCGGCGCGCAGTTGCAGGCGCGCGACCGGGCCGACTCGAAGGTCGTCGACTTCATGAACGCCGCCGAGGGCGTCACGACCGTGGACTCGACCGACCTCGACTTCGACCAGACCGTGCAGGCGGTCCTCGACGTCATCCGCGACGCTCAGGTTCGTGCTGGTTGA